The Gloeomargarita sp. SRBZ-1_bins_9 genome has a segment encoding these proteins:
- the psaI gene encoding photosystem I reaction center subunit VIII, protein MAASFLPPILVPLVGIVFPAVAMAFLFVYIEKEDIA, encoded by the coding sequence ATGGCAGCGTCGTTCTTACCGCCTATCCTGGTGCCCTTGGTGGGGATTGTCTTCCCGGCCGTGGCAATGGCCTTTTTGTTTGTGTACATCGAAAAAGAGGACATTGCCTAA
- a CDS encoding phycobiliprotein lyase, whose amino-acid sequence MNARDFFARNGGLWYSQRVTHHLAFRQTEWGQSRIWVTDLALDDPAVLAVCAQHQCSPTQAGCASRVEWQGVMGWDREGDQQNGSTVMVLIPRDERSGHLLREVGYAEKSPVAGWYDLDETGALTLTTEYATLRSRERIWFEGDQVRLRTSTVGYGFGGMTMATFAVETRTPWPKTSAPPSPAPTILGW is encoded by the coding sequence ATGAACGCGCGGGATTTTTTTGCTCGCAACGGTGGCTTGTGGTACTCCCAGCGGGTGACGCATCACCTGGCCTTTCGACAAACGGAATGGGGCCAGTCCCGAATCTGGGTGACAGACCTAGCCCTGGATGACCCGGCGGTACTGGCCGTTTGTGCCCAACACCAGTGTTCCCCTACCCAAGCCGGCTGTGCCTCCCGAGTGGAATGGCAGGGCGTGATGGGCTGGGACCGGGAGGGGGATCAACAAAATGGCAGTACCGTGATGGTGCTGATCCCCCGCGATGAACGGTCGGGACACCTGTTACGGGAAGTGGGATACGCGGAAAAAAGCCCAGTGGCCGGTTGGTATGACCTCGACGAAACGGGGGCCTTAACCCTGACCACGGAGTACGCCACGTTGCGCTCCCGAGAACGAATTTGGTTTGAGGGGGACCAGGTGCGTCTGCGTACGAGTACGGTGGGGTACGGGTTTGGTGGCATGACCATGGCGACGTTTGCGGTGGAAACCCGCACCCCCTGGCCAAAAACATCGGCCCCTCCTTCCCCGGCGCCCACCATCTTGGGCTGGTAG
- the smpB gene encoding SsrA-binding protein SmpB, producing MAAVKVVSENREARHRYDILETYECGIELKGTEVKSVRAGKVNLRDGFARFKDGELYLMNVHISPHETASAYFNHDPRRTRKLLMHRAELRKLIGKVEQKGLTLVPLKMYFKGDWVKVLLGLARGRKLHDKRQALKEREQKREIERALKQWD from the coding sequence ATGGCTGCCGTGAAAGTTGTCAGTGAAAACCGGGAGGCCCGCCATCGCTATGACATCCTGGAAACCTACGAGTGCGGCATCGAACTCAAGGGGACGGAAGTGAAGTCGGTACGGGCGGGTAAGGTCAATTTGCGGGATGGCTTTGCCCGGTTCAAGGACGGGGAGCTGTATTTAATGAATGTGCATATTTCACCCCACGAGACGGCCAGCGCCTACTTTAACCATGACCCCCGGCGGACCCGAAAATTGCTCATGCACCGGGCGGAACTGCGCAAACTGATCGGCAAGGTGGAACAAAAAGGACTAACCCTGGTGCCCCTGAAAATGTACTTCAAAGGGGATTGGGTCAAGGTGCTGCTGGGATTGGCCCGGGGTCGCAAGCTACACGATAAGCGCCAGGCCCTCAAGGAACGCGAGCAAAAGCGGGAAATCGAACGCGCCCTCAAACAGTGGGACTAA
- a CDS encoding ammonium transporter — protein sequence MRFRQFSIPQGWLALLGYFYLPLLILGVVAWGTMVAAQTPTAPAAPMVDLSGVEKDLKELTDQAGSLKVAVDTVWVLLCAFLVIFMNAGFAMVESGFCRQKNAVNILSKNLIVFAVSTLAFWIFGFAFMFGDGNEFMGLNGFFLAGPDNSPATGDDYQGIFSALNWTGVPLSAKFLFQVAFAGTAATIVSGAVAERIKYIDFLFFSFILVGFIYSIGGHWVWGGGFLADLGFWDFAGSTVVHSVGGWAALMGAALLGPRIGKYSEAGVNAIPGHNLGFATLGCLILWLGWFGFNPGSTMAADPAAIGHICLTTNLAAATGGLAATATSWARFGKPDLSMTINGILAGLVGITAGCAFVNAASAVIIGLIAGIIVVFSVSFLDQIKIDDPVGAISVHLVCGAWGTLAVGLFALGPTGELYGEDAGPAAGLFFGGGITQLWHQFLGVIIVGGWVVVTATVAWLVLKAIFGLRVPPEEEIKGLDVGEHAMEAYAGFVKEEL from the coding sequence TTGCGGTTTAGGCAGTTTTCTATTCCCCAGGGTTGGTTGGCCCTATTGGGGTATTTCTACTTGCCGCTCCTGATTCTAGGGGTGGTGGCCTGGGGAACCATGGTGGCTGCACAGACGCCCACAGCCCCTGCTGCGCCGATGGTTGATTTAAGCGGGGTGGAAAAGGACCTCAAGGAGTTGACAGACCAAGCCGGTAGCCTGAAAGTCGCTGTGGACACGGTCTGGGTGCTACTGTGCGCCTTCCTGGTGATTTTTATGAACGCCGGGTTTGCCATGGTGGAATCGGGTTTTTGCCGCCAGAAAAATGCCGTTAACATCCTGTCCAAAAACCTAATCGTCTTTGCCGTTAGCACCCTGGCGTTTTGGATTTTTGGGTTCGCCTTCATGTTCGGCGACGGCAACGAGTTCATGGGCCTGAACGGCTTTTTCTTGGCTGGTCCCGATAACAGTCCGGCAACTGGGGATGACTACCAAGGAATATTTAGCGCCTTGAACTGGACGGGGGTGCCCCTGTCGGCTAAGTTCCTTTTCCAAGTGGCCTTTGCGGGGACGGCAGCCACGATTGTTTCCGGGGCCGTGGCCGAGCGCATTAAGTACATTGACTTCCTATTTTTCAGTTTCATCCTGGTGGGGTTTATCTACTCCATCGGCGGTCACTGGGTCTGGGGCGGCGGTTTCCTAGCGGACTTGGGGTTCTGGGATTTCGCCGGTTCTACGGTGGTGCACTCGGTAGGGGGCTGGGCGGCTTTGATGGGGGCCGCGCTCCTGGGGCCTCGCATCGGCAAGTATAGCGAAGCGGGGGTGAATGCGATTCCCGGCCACAATCTAGGGTTTGCCACGTTGGGTTGCTTGATCCTGTGGTTGGGCTGGTTTGGGTTTAACCCCGGTTCGACCATGGCAGCGGACCCGGCGGCGATTGGTCATATTTGTCTCACAACCAACCTGGCAGCGGCTACAGGGGGCTTGGCAGCAACAGCCACCTCCTGGGCGCGGTTCGGTAAACCGGATTTGTCCATGACCATCAACGGTATCCTGGCCGGTTTGGTGGGAATCACCGCCGGTTGCGCCTTTGTAAATGCGGCCTCGGCGGTCATCATCGGTCTGATCGCCGGGATCATTGTGGTGTTTTCCGTGTCCTTCCTGGATCAGATCAAGATTGATGACCCGGTGGGGGCGATTTCCGTCCACCTGGTATGTGGCGCCTGGGGGACGTTGGCCGTCGGTTTGTTTGCTCTGGGTCCCACCGGAGAACTCTACGGTGAAGATGCCGGTCCCGCGGCCGGTCTGTTCTTTGGTGGCGGCATTACCCAGCTCTGGCATCAGTTCCTGGGGGTGATCATTGTCGGCGGCTGGGTGGTGGTTACGGCGACGGTGGCCTGGCTAGTGCTCAAGGCCATCTTTGGCCTGCGGGTGCCGCCGGAGGAGGAGATCAAGGGCCTGGATGTGGGCGAGCACGCCATGGAGGCCTACGCCGGTTTTGTCAAGGAAGAACTGTAA
- the psbD gene encoding photosystem II D2 protein (photosystem q(a) protein) — protein sequence MTIAIGRAQERGWFDVLDDWLKRDRFVFVGWSGLLLFPCAYLALGGWLTGTTFVTSWYTHGLASSYLEGCNFLTAAVSTPADAFGHSLLFLWGPEANWDFTRWCQIGGLWTFVALHGAFGLIGFCLRQLEIARLVGVRPYNAIAFTAPIAVFVSVFLIYPLGQSSWFFAPSFGVAGIFRFILFFQGFHNWTLNPFHMMGVAGVLGGALLCAIHGATVENTLYQDSDSPNTFRGFQPTQSEETYSMVTANRFWSQIFGIAFSNKRWLHFFMLFVPVTGLWMSSIGVVGLALNLRAYDFISQELRAAEDPEFETFYTKNILLNEGIRAWMAPMDQPHENFVFPEEVLPRGNAL from the coding sequence ATGACCATTGCGATTGGACGGGCCCAGGAGCGGGGATGGTTTGACGTCCTCGATGACTGGCTGAAACGGGATCGATTTGTCTTCGTAGGCTGGTCGGGTCTGTTGCTGTTCCCCTGTGCTTACCTGGCTTTGGGGGGCTGGTTAACAGGCACGACGTTTGTGACGTCTTGGTACACCCATGGGTTGGCCTCGTCCTACCTGGAGGGGTGCAACTTTTTGACGGCGGCGGTGTCCACGCCAGCGGATGCTTTCGGCCATTCTTTGCTGTTTTTGTGGGGGCCAGAGGCCAATTGGGATTTCACCCGCTGGTGCCAAATTGGTGGCCTGTGGACCTTCGTGGCGCTGCATGGGGCTTTCGGGTTGATCGGGTTCTGCCTGCGCCAGTTGGAAATTGCCCGGCTGGTGGGGGTGCGGCCCTATAACGCCATTGCCTTCACGGCGCCGATTGCGGTGTTCGTGTCGGTGTTTTTGATTTACCCCCTGGGGCAATCGAGCTGGTTTTTCGCCCCGAGCTTTGGTGTGGCGGGGATTTTCCGGTTCATCCTGTTCTTCCAAGGGTTCCATAACTGGACGCTAAACCCCTTCCACATGATGGGTGTAGCCGGTGTGCTGGGGGGTGCGCTGCTGTGTGCCATCCACGGGGCGACGGTGGAAAACACCCTGTACCAAGACAGTGACTCCCCTAACACCTTCCGGGGCTTCCAGCCGACCCAGTCGGAAGAAACCTACTCCATGGTGACGGCCAACCGGTTCTGGAGCCAGATTTTTGGGATTGCCTTTAGCAACAAGCGCTGGCTGCACTTCTTCATGCTGTTTGTGCCGGTGACGGGTCTGTGGATGTCCTCCATCGGCGTGGTGGGTCTGGCGTTGAACCTGCGGGCCTACGACTTCATTTCCCAGGAGTTGCGGGCCGCCGAAGACCCGGAGTTTGAAACCTTCTATACCAAGAACATCCTGTTGAACGAAGGCATCCGGGCTTGGATGGCGCCCATGGACCAACCTCACGAAAACTTTGTGTTCCCCGAGGAGGTATTGCCCCGTGGAAACGCTCTATAG
- the psbC gene encoding photosystem II reaction center protein CP43 has translation METLYSPGFVVGGRDQDSTGYAWWAGNARLIELSGKLLGAHVAHAGLIVFWTGAMTLFELAHFNPNQPMYEQGLILLPHLATLGYGVGPGGEVVDTTPYFVTGVLHLVSSAVLGFGGLYHALIGPDTLEQSFPFFGYDWRDKNKMTTILGIHLILLGLGALLLVVKAMFLGGVYDTWAPGGGDVRVITNPTLDPRVIFGYVLNSPFGGAGSIASVDNMEDVIGGHIWVGFLCIAGGIWHILTTPFGWARRALIWSGEAYLSYSLGALSLMGFIASFMVWYNNTVYPSEFYGPTGAEASQAQALTFLIRDQKLGANIASAQGPTGLGKYLMRSPTGEIIFGGETMRFWDFRGPWLEPLRGPNGLDLNKLKNDIQPWQERRAAEYMTHAPLGSINSVGGVATEINSVNYVSPRAWLAASHFILAFFMLIGHLWHAGRARAAAAGFEKGIDRKAEPVFSMKPLD, from the coding sequence GTGGAAACGCTCTATAGTCCTGGTTTTGTGGTTGGTGGCCGGGACCAGGATTCCACCGGTTACGCCTGGTGGGCTGGCAACGCCCGGCTGATCGAACTCTCCGGTAAGCTGTTGGGGGCGCACGTGGCCCATGCGGGGTTGATCGTCTTCTGGACGGGGGCGATGACCCTGTTTGAACTGGCCCACTTTAACCCCAACCAGCCCATGTACGAGCAGGGATTGATCCTGTTGCCTCACCTGGCGACGTTGGGGTACGGGGTCGGCCCGGGGGGAGAAGTGGTGGATACCACCCCCTACTTTGTCACTGGGGTGCTGCACCTGGTGTCGTCGGCGGTGCTGGGCTTTGGTGGCCTGTACCATGCCCTGATCGGCCCGGACACCCTGGAGCAGTCTTTCCCCTTCTTCGGTTACGACTGGCGCGACAAGAACAAGATGACCACCATCCTGGGGATTCACCTGATCCTGTTGGGGTTGGGTGCCCTGCTGTTGGTGGTCAAGGCTATGTTCCTGGGGGGCGTGTACGACACCTGGGCGCCCGGGGGCGGTGATGTGCGGGTGATTACCAACCCCACCCTGGACCCACGGGTGATTTTCGGCTACGTGTTGAATTCCCCCTTTGGCGGCGCCGGTTCGATTGCCAGTGTGGACAACATGGAGGATGTGATCGGTGGCCACATCTGGGTGGGCTTCCTGTGCATTGCCGGCGGGATTTGGCACATCCTGACCACCCCCTTTGGTTGGGCGCGGCGGGCCTTGATCTGGTCGGGTGAGGCCTACCTGTCCTACAGCCTGGGCGCCCTGTCCTTGATGGGCTTTATCGCCTCCTTCATGGTCTGGTACAACAACACGGTCTATCCCAGTGAGTTCTATGGGCCGACGGGGGCAGAGGCGTCCCAGGCCCAGGCCCTGACCTTCTTGATTCGGGACCAGAAGCTAGGGGCGAACATTGCTTCGGCGCAAGGGCCAACAGGTCTCGGGAAGTACCTGATGCGCTCGCCCACTGGGGAAATCATCTTCGGGGGTGAGACCATGCGTTTCTGGGATTTCCGGGGACCCTGGCTGGAACCCCTGCGCGGGCCGAATGGTCTGGACCTGAACAAGCTGAAAAACGACATCCAGCCCTGGCAGGAACGGCGGGCGGCGGAATACATGACCCATGCGCCCCTGGGGTCCATTAACTCCGTGGGCGGTGTGGCCACCGAAATCAACTCGGTGAACTATGTGTCGCCTCGGGCCTGGTTGGCGGCGTCCCACTTCATCCTGGCCTTCTTTATGCTGATTGGCCACCTATGGCACGCGGGCCGGGCGCGGGCGGCTGCCGCCGGTTTTGAAAAGGGCATTGACCGTAAGGCCGAGCCGGTCTTCTCCATGAAGCCCTTGGATTAA